A window of Candidatus Pantoea floridensis contains these coding sequences:
- a CDS encoding T6SS phospholipase effector Tle1-like catalytic domain-containing protein produces the protein MSKVIERDLVWYPPSFPPQGRLPDSAALVGLNCKKQDSEELEYRQALCVAAGQRVEPPCCKTLHISIFFDGTGNNLNNDLYLSNPKHPTNIARLFRATIGSGYAGGVGRDNGELFDINETGADKYFKFYLPGVGTPFPEINDLDYSIIGLALAHMGEERINWALLRIIDVLKFVLKEQWMSNAEVRKAVANMGTTWARLGYGGSHNRYEEFTRQLSSLKSLLKPALEQPEPGKPKLLGIKLYVYGFSRGAATARAFVRWLCELLPPPEAENTKPEQCLAIDELKIPISVEFLGLLDTVASVGVAHIAPLAEGHMAWADDTMELPDEVTYGGLIKRCTHLISSHEQRLCFPLDSIRRGNGKYPVNSIEVIYPGMHSDIGGGYPPGDQGKANGTDDGLILSQIVLHDLYAEAFKSGAPLKVSKRALPEALKNDTWRSMSFSLGIQFEIAPELINRFNAWREFTLKQITPKEFSSQEAADYKPVRATASLEAVIEDQMAWITGWRIGRYAHETLINARFYEEATNSDNDPKQYQISKKNREDKQGEIESKRVAEKCKYSKEELKDIVMPAGVKDFDPDIAKRQLWEAAREFREDYQGKFRSQKGVVQVVIDNLVGRTIFRINTDDEVAEFKKMRTEGDVMYKLLFPFSDESRNATNPSGLVRSLFDNQVHDSRAWFLYSALGTREPWGGYFRYRMIYFGNKSNKSLSPLVIAGDVVGAVSPVAGVIISLKQKQDFKKVFGLAATAGLEAFDIEMRDVQTNELIPMLPDAAQQQQFTDEPGAVVANYKAVADEHNLMMAKNSILSDWSNKEKTLSA, from the coding sequence ATGTCCAAAGTAATTGAAAGAGATTTAGTCTGGTATCCGCCATCTTTCCCTCCTCAAGGGCGTTTACCGGATTCCGCGGCGTTAGTTGGATTAAATTGCAAAAAACAAGACAGTGAGGAACTTGAATACCGCCAGGCGCTGTGTGTGGCTGCTGGGCAGCGAGTAGAACCGCCATGCTGCAAAACGTTACATATCAGCATATTTTTTGATGGAACGGGTAATAACCTGAATAACGATTTATATTTGTCTAATCCAAAACACCCAACAAATATTGCACGTTTATTTCGCGCTACCATTGGCAGTGGCTATGCAGGTGGCGTTGGACGGGATAACGGCGAACTATTTGATATTAACGAAACCGGAGCTGATAAGTATTTCAAATTTTATCTACCCGGCGTCGGTACGCCATTTCCGGAAATAAACGATCTTGATTACAGTATTATAGGGCTGGCACTAGCGCATATGGGTGAAGAACGTATCAACTGGGCGCTGTTACGCATTATTGATGTGCTGAAATTTGTTCTTAAAGAACAGTGGATGAGTAATGCTGAAGTCCGCAAGGCGGTTGCGAATATGGGAACAACCTGGGCACGGCTTGGATATGGCGGCAGTCATAATCGTTATGAAGAGTTCACAAGGCAGCTGAGCTCACTCAAGTCTCTGTTGAAACCCGCGCTGGAGCAACCTGAGCCAGGAAAACCAAAACTGCTGGGTATCAAGCTGTATGTTTATGGCTTCTCGCGCGGTGCGGCAACTGCTCGTGCTTTTGTTCGTTGGCTCTGTGAGCTGCTCCCACCGCCAGAAGCGGAAAATACGAAACCGGAGCAATGCTTAGCTATTGATGAACTGAAAATTCCGATCAGTGTTGAATTCCTGGGATTGCTTGATACAGTCGCTTCAGTGGGAGTTGCCCATATTGCTCCATTAGCGGAAGGCCATATGGCGTGGGCCGATGACACCATGGAATTGCCTGACGAAGTCACTTATGGTGGTTTGATTAAACGTTGCACTCATTTGATTTCGTCTCATGAGCAACGTCTCTGCTTCCCTCTGGATTCTATCCGAAGAGGGAATGGAAAATATCCGGTAAACAGTATTGAGGTGATTTATCCAGGTATGCATTCGGACATAGGTGGGGGATATCCACCAGGTGATCAAGGAAAAGCTAATGGTACCGATGACGGCTTAATACTTTCTCAAATTGTACTTCATGATTTGTATGCCGAGGCTTTTAAATCGGGGGCTCCCTTAAAAGTATCTAAACGTGCATTACCTGAGGCATTAAAAAACGACACATGGCGCTCAATGTCCTTTTCCTTAGGGATTCAATTTGAAATTGCGCCTGAACTAATCAATCGTTTTAACGCTTGGCGAGAATTCACCCTCAAGCAAATTACTCCAAAAGAATTCAGCTCACAAGAAGCAGCAGATTACAAACCTGTACGAGCAACAGCGTCGTTAGAAGCGGTGATTGAAGATCAAATGGCATGGATCACCGGCTGGCGTATTGGGCGATATGCGCATGAAACACTGATTAATGCACGTTTTTATGAGGAAGCGACTAATAGTGACAATGATCCTAAACAGTATCAGATTTCAAAGAAAAACAGAGAGGACAAGCAGGGAGAAATAGAATCCAAAAGAGTCGCCGAAAAATGTAAGTATTCAAAAGAAGAGCTGAAAGATATCGTTATGCCCGCCGGCGTTAAGGATTTCGACCCAGATATTGCAAAGCGACAACTGTGGGAAGCCGCACGTGAATTTCGTGAAGACTATCAAGGTAAGTTTCGTTCGCAGAAGGGTGTTGTTCAGGTCGTTATAGATAATCTGGTTGGTCGAACGATTTTTCGCATCAATACCGATGATGAAGTAGCAGAGTTTAAAAAAATGAGAACGGAAGGCGATGTAATGTATAAGTTGCTCTTTCCATTCTCAGATGAATCCCGTAATGCTACTAACCCGTCCGGATTGGTTAGATCGCTATTCGATAATCAGGTACATGATTCTCGCGCCTGGTTTTTGTATTCCGCATTAGGTACACGTGAACCCTGGGGCGGATATTTCCGTTACCGAATGATCTATTTCGGCAATAAAAGTAATAAGTCATTATCACCATTGGTCATTGCCGGTGATGTTGTTGGCGCGGTATCACCTGTGGCGGGTGTTATTATCAGTTTAAAGCAGAAACAAGATTTCAAAAAAGTCTTTGGGCTTGCAGCAACAGCTGGCCTTGAAGCATTCGATATCGAAATGCGCGACGTGCAGACCAATGAGCTTATCCCCATGCTGCCGGATGCTGCACAACAACAGCAATTCACAGATGAACCTGGAGCAGTGGTTGCAAACTATAAAGCTGTCGCTGATGAGCACAACTTAATGATGGCTAAGAATTCGATTCTTTCGGATTGGTCGAATAAAGAGAAAACTCTATCTGCATAA
- a CDS encoding phosphatidate cytidylyltransferase, with protein sequence MPDASKILYYCFGGIFSVLLLATLTLFILKQTRPQRDWLELQQRINSWWVIISLFSLAMLSPKWLALTFFGLLSFLSLKEYLTLAPTRRSDSVPLLWMYAAIPLQYIWVGMSWYGMFIIFIPIYVFLFLPARMVIVGDTKGFLNSASIIHWGMMTTVFSLSHVAYLMMLPGTYTIAGALLVIFLVGCTELNDISQYLWGKSLGKIKVIPKVSPNKTLAGLLGGVFTTTLLAGIFGPLLTQMDLIHSIGAGVIIGLSGFCGDVVMSAIKRDFGVKDSGKLLPGHGGILDRLDSLIYTAPLFFHFYYYFYM encoded by the coding sequence ATGCCTGACGCCTCGAAGATACTATATTATTGCTTTGGTGGGATATTTAGTGTTTTATTACTCGCTACCCTGACTCTCTTCATTCTGAAACAAACTCGTCCACAACGTGACTGGCTAGAGTTACAGCAGCGAATTAATAGTTGGTGGGTAATCATCAGCCTGTTTTCTCTGGCAATGTTGTCACCCAAGTGGTTGGCACTGACCTTCTTTGGTTTACTCAGTTTTCTTTCGTTAAAGGAATATCTGACGTTAGCGCCGACACGACGTTCAGACAGCGTGCCTTTGCTGTGGATGTATGCTGCCATTCCGCTGCAATACATCTGGGTGGGAATGTCGTGGTATGGGATGTTCATTATTTTCATCCCCATTTATGTATTTCTATTCTTGCCTGCGCGCATGGTTATTGTCGGTGATACCAAGGGGTTTTTGAACTCTGCATCGATTATACATTGGGGCATGATGACCACGGTATTTTCATTAAGTCATGTTGCTTATTTGATGATGCTGCCGGGCACGTATACTATAGCAGGGGCGTTACTGGTTATTTTCCTTGTCGGCTGCACTGAGCTCAATGATATTTCGCAATATCTTTGGGGTAAGTCGTTAGGGAAAATAAAAGTCATACCTAAGGTTAGCCCAAATAAAACCCTGGCCGGGTTATTGGGTGGTGTATTCACCACAACGCTGCTGGCGGGCATTTTTGGCCCGCTGCTGACACAGATGGATTTGATTCATTCTATTGGCGCTGGTGTGATCATTGGTTTAAGCGGATTTTGCGGTGACGTGGTGATGTCAGCCATTAAACGTGATTTTGGCGTTAAGGACTCTGGAAAACTGCTACCAGGACACGGCGGTATTCTCGATCGTCTCGATTCACTGATTTATACCGCGCCGCTATTCTTCCATTTCTATTATTACTTCTACATGTAG
- a CDS encoding CDP-alcohol phosphatidyltransferase family protein, with protein MTLYDIKPKFQNLLRPIVIMLHAKRVTANQITLLAMLGSIILGGLLIFFSQPSLFILLPLFLFFRMALNAIDGMLAREFNQQSTLGAILNEVGDIISDAALYLSFAFLTGVSAWLVVLMVLLSWLTEFCGVIAQTLTHIRNYRGPLGKSDRAFLLGALGLFIACWPQYIDVANKVFTAMSLLLVWTCINRCRSAMEVNNA; from the coding sequence ATGACGTTATATGACATCAAACCTAAGTTTCAAAACTTACTCAGACCAATTGTAATTATGCTGCATGCGAAAAGAGTTACCGCAAACCAAATAACATTACTAGCAATGCTGGGGTCAATAATATTGGGCGGGTTGCTAATATTCTTTTCACAACCGTCACTATTCATTTTACTCCCGCTGTTTTTATTCTTTCGTATGGCGCTAAATGCTATTGATGGCATGTTAGCTAGAGAGTTCAATCAGCAATCAACGCTTGGCGCAATTCTCAATGAAGTTGGCGATATTATTTCAGATGCTGCACTCTACCTCTCATTCGCTTTTTTAACCGGCGTATCTGCATGGTTAGTCGTGCTGATGGTGTTGCTTTCATGGCTTACTGAATTCTGTGGCGTTATTGCTCAGACTTTGACGCACATCAGGAATTATCGAGGACCATTAGGAAAAAGCGATCGCGCTTTTCTATTAGGAGCATTAGGTCTGTTTATTGCTTGCTGGCCACAATATATTGACGTCGCCAATAAGGTTTTCACTGCCATGTCGTTGTTACTGGTATGGACCTGCATCAATCGTTGCCGAAGTGCGATGGAGGTGAATAATGCCTGA